One Nostoc punctiforme PCC 73102 DNA window includes the following coding sequences:
- a CDS encoding glycoside hydrolase family 15 protein yields the protein MKTSTELLARLDYYYQQIKTIILARQNPITGLLPASTAITAHGDYTDAWVRDNVYSILAVWGLGLAYRKIDDDKGRTYELEHSVIKLMRGLLFAMMRQAHKVETFKHTQSLLDGLHAKYNTATGDIVVGDDEWGHLQLDATSIFLLILAQMTAAGLQIIYTIDEVNFVQNLVYYIGRAYRTPDYGIWERGNKINRGNAELNASSVGMAKAALEAINGLDLFGVRGSQASVIHVLPDEIARARITLESLLPRESGSKEIDAALLSIISYPAFAVEDLELRDRTLNDIINKLAGKYGCKRFLRDGHQTVLEDNQRLHYEPWELKQFEHIECEWPLFFTYLVLDGLFCGEQEQVKKYQELLESLLIEQDGLRLLPELYYVSGENIEAEKLAPQTQPRLPNENVPLVWAQSLYFLGEMLSEGLLAVGDIDPLGRHLCVGKQREALVQIALLAEDEDLQTKLEVHGIEAQTPTQVEPIQVRKAGEFSAIYTQIGRNDKLGLTGRPVRRLRSLTTSRIFRIRGETIVFLPSFSDSQQFYLTLDYHFLLDQIRSELAYIQKYWSDLGRPTLTLMLTHTMLESGSEALLELMQELKDGICNGVRVKLGRLNQLMLTAGIQRIDFLPNAEFSRSPVKNASPHCYYLAYHPDKNWRLGHTQEFQMECETNFGLLLSSLRASENIYEQIELLQTLTRLQGMKFDTGYGGPGYPVTVGDLLDEVYTKAGDLGIWAVVRRAAGLRQMVDISLSDAVTSILVRGKQIAVGKAYSEASLITVPMSHDEIADKINHFCREDIRDRVLTQEILIYLGILIRSEPQLFQGLLTLRVGYLILLITSELAQKLDVTQDEAYDRLMQLSPFEVKMRLRQVLTGYTGMSNLLRQQESLHVKQKESDIAWVVLPGIAEGIEVPPGGWRRFRQAEGATGRVPKDFFKQVWLLMQHCKGLVIGDKLERRNRLDSEIMLSEMTAGERNFALLVEHLLNKIEAPEYRQVNIEALIELAAIAANNPKLQIEEYIVLDVLIGHAVRLAWLENHSQRSDRYDEDKASAWRSFYNTSPRDCASYILKAFRFLTEFVKDF from the coding sequence ATGAAAACATCTACCGAATTGCTAGCTCGTCTGGACTATTACTACCAGCAAATCAAGACAATTATCCTGGCTCGGCAAAATCCGATTACTGGTTTACTACCTGCGAGTACAGCGATTACAGCCCACGGCGATTATACAGATGCCTGGGTGCGAGACAATGTTTATAGTATTTTGGCAGTTTGGGGTTTAGGGCTTGCATACCGCAAGATTGATGACGATAAGGGACGCACTTATGAACTAGAACACAGTGTCATCAAACTGATGCGCGGGTTGTTATTTGCGATGATGCGACAGGCTCATAAAGTAGAGACATTTAAACATACTCAGTCGCTACTCGATGGACTGCACGCCAAATATAATACCGCAACCGGTGACATTGTTGTTGGTGATGATGAATGGGGACATTTGCAACTTGATGCCACATCTATATTTTTGCTGATATTGGCGCAAATGACCGCAGCAGGATTGCAAATAATTTATACGATTGATGAAGTCAATTTCGTCCAAAATTTGGTTTACTACATTGGACGAGCTTACCGCACACCGGATTACGGCATTTGGGAACGCGGTAATAAAATTAATCGTGGTAATGCTGAGTTAAATGCCAGTTCCGTAGGTATGGCAAAAGCTGCTTTAGAAGCTATCAACGGACTGGATTTGTTTGGTGTGCGTGGTAGTCAAGCATCGGTGATTCATGTGCTACCAGATGAAATCGCCCGCGCCCGGATTACTTTAGAATCGCTATTACCGAGGGAATCTGGTTCCAAAGAAATTGATGCGGCGCTGTTGAGTATTATTAGTTATCCTGCCTTTGCAGTGGAAGATTTGGAGTTACGCGATCGCACTTTAAACGATATTATCAATAAACTCGCAGGTAAATACGGCTGCAAACGCTTTTTGCGGGATGGGCACCAGACGGTTTTAGAAGATAATCAGCGCTTGCACTACGAACCGTGGGAACTCAAGCAATTTGAGCATATTGAATGCGAATGGCCGTTATTTTTCACTTATTTAGTTTTAGATGGATTATTTTGCGGTGAGCAAGAACAAGTAAAAAAATACCAAGAACTTTTAGAATCATTACTTATAGAACAAGATGGTTTGCGTTTACTGCCAGAACTATATTATGTCTCAGGCGAAAACATAGAAGCAGAAAAGTTAGCACCCCAAACGCAACCACGTTTGCCCAATGAAAATGTCCCTTTGGTGTGGGCGCAGAGTTTATATTTTCTCGGTGAAATGTTGAGTGAAGGGTTACTAGCGGTTGGTGATATCGATCCTTTGGGAAGACATTTGTGTGTGGGCAAACAGCGCGAAGCATTGGTACAAATTGCCTTGTTAGCAGAAGATGAAGATTTACAAACTAAACTAGAAGTTCACGGAATAGAAGCGCAAACGCCTACTCAAGTAGAACCGATTCAGGTGAGAAAAGCTGGAGAATTCTCAGCTATTTATACCCAAATCGGACGTAACGATAAACTTGGTTTAACTGGGCGACCAGTTCGACGGCTGCGGAGTTTGACAACATCTAGAATCTTTCGGATTCGTGGTGAAACAATTGTATTTTTGCCTTCATTCTCAGACTCTCAACAATTTTACTTAACCCTTGATTACCATTTTCTGTTAGATCAAATTAGAAGCGAACTAGCTTACATCCAAAAATATTGGAGCGATTTAGGTCGTCCTACCTTGACTTTAATGTTGACGCACACCATGTTAGAAAGTGGTTCGGAAGCATTACTAGAATTGATGCAAGAACTAAAAGATGGTATTTGTAACGGTGTGCGAGTGAAATTAGGGCGGCTAAATCAGTTAATGCTGACGGCTGGAATCCAAAGAATTGATTTTCTTCCCAATGCAGAATTCTCGCGATCGCCAGTTAAAAATGCTAGCCCACATTGCTATTATTTGGCTTATCATCCTGATAAAAACTGGCGCTTAGGGCATACTCAAGAATTTCAGATGGAGTGTGAAACCAATTTCGGATTATTACTTTCTTCTTTGCGTGCTTCAGAGAATATCTACGAGCAAATTGAGTTATTGCAAACTTTAACTCGCTTGCAGGGAATGAAATTTGATACAGGGTATGGCGGCCCAGGATATCCTGTCACCGTAGGCGATTTACTTGATGAAGTTTACACCAAAGCTGGAGATTTAGGCATTTGGGCAGTAGTGCGTCGGGCTGCTGGATTACGGCAAATGGTTGATATCAGCCTATCAGATGCAGTAACGAGTATTTTGGTAAGGGGTAAGCAAATTGCTGTAGGTAAAGCTTACAGTGAAGCGTCCTTGATTACTGTACCCATGTCACACGATGAAATTGCCGATAAAATTAATCATTTTTGTCGTGAAGATATCCGCGATCGCGTCCTAACTCAAGAGATTTTAATCTATCTTGGTATCTTAATTCGCTCAGAACCCCAATTATTTCAGGGACTGCTGACGCTGAGAGTCGGCTATCTCATCTTATTGATAACCAGCGAACTAGCGCAGAAATTGGATGTCACTCAAGATGAAGCTTACGATCGCTTAATGCAACTTTCACCCTTTGAAGTGAAAATGCGCTTGCGTCAGGTATTAACTGGATATACTGGCATGAGTAACCTGTTACGCCAACAAGAATCACTACACGTCAAGCAAAAAGAAAGTGATATTGCTTGGGTGGTGTTACCAGGAATCGCCGAAGGAATAGAAGTTCCACCAGGTGGTTGGCGGCGGTTTCGTCAAGCCGAGGGTGCGACTGGGCGCGTACCAAAAGACTTTTTCAAGCAGGTTTGGCTATTAATGCAACATTGCAAGGGTCTAGTTATTGGGGATAAACTAGAGCGCCGCAATCGTTTAGATAGTGAGATAATGTTGTCCGAGATGACAGCAGGGGAAAGAAATTTTGCTCTGTTAGTTGAGCATTTGCTGAATAAAATCGAAGCTCCAGAATATCGCCAAGTTAATATTGAAGCATTAATCGAATTAGCTGCGATCGCAGCTAATAATCCCAAGCTGCAAATCGAAGAATATATTGTGTTAGATGTATTGATTGGACACGCAGTGCGATTGGCGTGGTTAGAAAACCATAGTCAACGCAGCGATCGCTATGATGAGGATAAGGCGAGTGCATGGCGATCGTTTTACAATACTTCTCCTAGAGATTGCGCTAGTTATATTTTGAAGGCGTTTAGGTTCTTGACGGAATTTGTGAAGGATTTTTAA
- the mgtE gene encoding magnesium transporter, with protein sequence MLTQDIRDLLTDTTDLNQLKWDLNRLQPVDVGDYITQLPEKQRAIAFRLLNKAQAIDVFEYLPTEVQEELINSLHDVQVVQLVEAMSPDERAELFDELPAGVIKRLLQELSPEQRQATATILGYPEGTAGRVMTTEYVRLRQGLTVGEALSKIRRQDEDKESIYYAYVTDDNRTLVRVVSLRQLLFTFPDVFIKDISSDRVIKVRTETPQEEVARIMQRYDLIAIPVVDREDRLVGIVTIDDVMDILEEEATEDIQKLAGVSGDEAALSSPLLTIRNRLPWLLGIMAMYIGAASAIAPFQSVIAAVPVLAVIMPIFSNTGGTVGIQSLTVTIRGLGVGEVTPKDTLKILRKELLAGLGTALALATTMILLSLIWARPQERWVALIAGMVMATNTIVAVTLGTLLPMALKRLKLDPALVSGPLVTTMLDTIGFLTFLSLISLALNVFHLPT encoded by the coding sequence ATGCTCACACAAGATATTCGTGATTTGCTGACTGATACTACCGATTTAAACCAGTTGAAATGGGATTTAAATCGCTTGCAACCTGTGGATGTGGGAGATTACATTACACAATTGCCTGAGAAACAACGCGCGATCGCATTCCGTTTACTCAACAAAGCTCAGGCAATCGATGTATTTGAATATCTGCCTACAGAGGTGCAGGAAGAACTAATTAATTCTCTGCATGATGTCCAAGTAGTGCAACTTGTAGAAGCAATGAGTCCCGACGAACGGGCAGAATTGTTTGATGAATTACCTGCTGGGGTAATCAAACGGCTATTGCAAGAACTGAGTCCAGAACAAAGGCAAGCAACAGCAACGATTCTCGGCTATCCAGAAGGCACGGCTGGACGGGTGATGACAACCGAATATGTCCGGTTGCGGCAAGGATTGACTGTAGGTGAAGCCCTAAGTAAAATCCGCCGTCAGGATGAAGACAAAGAGTCGATTTACTACGCCTACGTTACTGATGACAACCGGACACTAGTGAGAGTAGTTTCACTGCGCCAGTTGCTGTTTACCTTTCCCGATGTTTTCATCAAGGATATTTCTAGCGATCGCGTCATCAAAGTTAGAACTGAAACTCCTCAAGAAGAAGTGGCGCGAATCATGCAGCGCTACGACTTAATCGCTATCCCGGTTGTTGATCGGGAAGACCGATTGGTTGGCATCGTCACCATTGATGATGTCATGGATATTTTGGAAGAGGAAGCCACAGAAGATATTCAAAAACTCGCGGGTGTGAGTGGTGATGAAGCGGCTTTATCCTCTCCCCTACTCACCATCCGCAACCGCTTGCCTTGGCTGTTGGGCATCATGGCTATGTATATTGGTGCAGCCAGTGCGATCGCGCCTTTTCAATCTGTAATTGCCGCAGTGCCAGTGCTAGCAGTAATCATGCCAATTTTTTCTAACACTGGTGGTACTGTCGGTATTCAATCATTAACGGTGACAATTCGCGGCTTGGGAGTGGGTGAGGTAACACCCAAAGACACTTTGAAAATTCTCCGCAAAGAACTTCTAGCTGGTTTAGGTACAGCCCTCGCTTTAGCCACAACGATGATCCTGCTTTCCTTAATTTGGGCGCGACCCCAAGAGCGATGGGTGGCTTTAATTGCCGGAATGGTAATGGCAACTAATACAATTGTGGCTGTTACACTCGGCACTTTACTGCCAATGGCTTTGAAACGACTGAAACTTGATCCTGCTTTGGTTAGTGGCCCGTTAGTGACTACAATGCTAGATACAATTGGATTTTTAACGTTCCTCAGCTTAATTTCTCTAGCTTTAAACGTTTTCCATTTACCAACTTGA
- a CDS encoding 4Fe-4S binding protein has protein sequence MIELVSHKLCINCNVCVQVCPTNVFESVPNQPPAIARQEDCQTCFMCEAYCPADALYVAPQSHTNVAVNEDDLIESGIMGEYRRILGWGYGRKNNSELDTAHQLRQLPRPYQS, from the coding sequence ATGATCGAGCTTGTCAGCCATAAACTCTGTATCAATTGCAATGTGTGCGTCCAAGTATGTCCTACCAATGTCTTTGAGTCCGTACCTAACCAACCACCTGCGATCGCTCGACAAGAAGACTGTCAAACTTGTTTCATGTGTGAGGCTTATTGTCCTGCGGATGCACTCTATGTTGCGCCCCAATCTCATACCAATGTTGCAGTCAATGAGGATGATTTAATTGAAAGTGGCATCATGGGTGAATATCGTCGCATCTTGGGTTGGGGGTATGGCAGAAAAAACAATAGTGAATTGGATACTGCTCATCAACTGCGCCAACTGCCGCGCCCCTACCAAAGTTAA
- a CDS encoding FAD-binding protein gives MPLVEKWGYRFPKENGESVRQSYYGPEYMRVLRKNLLRVGVQILDQSPALELLLADDGSVAGARGVQRQNHRTYTVRAGAVVLANGGCAFLSKALGCNTNIGDGMLMAVEAGGELSSMEASNHYAISTAFNATVTRGVPFGWASYSDEVGNDLGGYVNGRRDPSFLPNALLKGSVYARLDRATPEVKAVIEKSHFISFLPYKKAGIDPYTERVPVTLILEGTVRGTGGIRIVNDSCGTKVPGLYAAGDAASREFLAGLASGGGGPNAAWAISTGQWAGVGAAAFAKSLGTHAHERVVHPAGQAGLRSPSQFPTSETFDSEAIMRGVQAQMFPLEKNYLRCEQGLLDSLAKLETLWQQVKTNPKQDTVRDVEFSRRAAALTAVARWAYFSALHRTETRSEHIRMDYPETDPNQRYYQATGGLDRLWVRRDWLTDAIAYDEQNAIATSPVPTTQITPSVSKL, from the coding sequence TTGCCTCTAGTTGAAAAGTGGGGCTATCGTTTTCCCAAAGAAAATGGGGAATCTGTGCGCCAGAGTTATTATGGCCCTGAATATATGCGGGTACTTCGTAAGAACCTATTGCGTGTTGGGGTTCAGATTCTTGACCAAAGTCCTGCTCTAGAGCTTTTATTGGCTGATGACGGCTCAGTGGCTGGAGCAAGAGGTGTGCAGAGACAAAATCATCGTACCTATACTGTTCGCGCTGGTGCAGTAGTCCTGGCTAATGGTGGTTGTGCATTCTTGAGTAAAGCATTAGGGTGCAATACAAATATAGGTGATGGAATGCTAATGGCAGTAGAAGCTGGCGGTGAACTCTCCAGTATGGAAGCTTCTAATCACTATGCCATCTCGACCGCTTTTAATGCCACGGTGACAAGAGGTGTTCCCTTTGGCTGGGCTAGTTACAGCGATGAAGTAGGCAACGATCTTGGTGGCTATGTCAATGGTCGTCGCGATCCATCGTTTCTTCCCAATGCCCTCCTGAAAGGCTCCGTTTATGCCCGTTTGGATCGAGCTACACCTGAAGTCAAGGCGGTGATTGAAAAGTCTCATTTCATATCTTTTTTACCCTATAAAAAAGCTGGCATTGACCCCTATACAGAACGAGTACCTGTAACACTGATTTTAGAAGGTACAGTCCGTGGTACGGGTGGAATTCGGATTGTGAATGATAGTTGTGGTACAAAGGTTCCTGGACTCTACGCCGCCGGTGATGCTGCATCGCGGGAGTTTTTAGCAGGTTTAGCTTCTGGGGGTGGTGGTCCCAATGCTGCCTGGGCAATCTCCACAGGACAATGGGCAGGAGTTGGTGCAGCAGCTTTTGCGAAAAGTCTGGGCACTCATGCTCATGAACGGGTGGTGCATCCTGCTGGTCAAGCCGGATTGCGTAGCCCATCACAGTTTCCCACATCTGAAACATTCGATAGCGAAGCGATCATGCGCGGTGTACAAGCGCAGATGTTCCCCTTAGAGAAGAATTACTTGCGCTGTGAGCAAGGACTTTTGGATTCCCTGGCCAAATTAGAAACGTTGTGGCAGCAGGTAAAGACGAACCCGAAACAAGATACAGTGCGCGATGTGGAATTTTCTCGGCGAGCGGCTGCTCTCACGGCTGTAGCGCGATGGGCATATTTTAGTGCTTTACATCGCACGGAAACCCGCAGCGAACATATTCGCATGGACTATCCCGAAACCGATCCAAATCAGCGTTATTATCAGGCAACCGGCGGCTTAGATCGTCTATGGGTGAGGCGTGATTGGCTAACGGATGCGATCGCCTACGACGAGCAGAACGCCATCGCTACATCACCAGTACCAACCACTCAAATCACACCCTCTGTATCAAAGTTGTAG
- a CDS encoding aspartate carbamoyltransferase catalytic subunit → MPTTTWNRHHILSLADFTTTEYDTVLQTAASFQEVLSRRTKKVPTLQGQVVANLFFESSTRTRSSFELAAKRLSADTLNFAAATSSMTKGETILDTAKTYLAMGTDIMVVRHREAGVPNAIAAEMDRLGVRVSVLNAGDGQHEHPSQALLDLFTICTLIDPASPRLELLKGKKIAIVGDILHSRVARSNIWSLIASGAEVHLAAPPTLLPKLFAEYISEELGVRSQELSSHFPTPPLFLHWQLEPALQDADFVMTLRLQKERMTAHLLPSLREYHQLFGITRTELQLCKPNVKVLHPGPVNRGVEISSELMDDPEFSLIQSQVTSGIAVRMALLYLLGSGKA, encoded by the coding sequence ATGCCTACTACCACCTGGAATCGTCATCACATTCTTTCCCTAGCCGACTTCACTACCACTGAATACGATACTGTTTTGCAAACTGCTGCCAGTTTTCAAGAGGTGCTATCGCGGCGGACGAAGAAAGTGCCAACCTTGCAGGGACAGGTAGTGGCGAATTTATTTTTTGAATCTTCTACCCGGACTCGCAGCAGTTTTGAACTCGCGGCGAAACGTTTAAGTGCGGATACGCTAAATTTTGCCGCCGCTACATCTTCGATGACTAAGGGAGAAACAATTCTCGACACGGCGAAGACTTATTTGGCAATGGGAACTGATATTATGGTAGTCCGCCATCGAGAGGCAGGAGTACCAAATGCGATCGCGGCTGAAATGGATCGTTTAGGTGTACGAGTTAGTGTCCTGAATGCTGGTGATGGTCAACATGAGCATCCTTCCCAAGCACTGCTAGATTTATTTACCATTTGTACTCTAATTGACCCAGCTAGTCCCCGACTGGAACTTTTAAAGGGGAAAAAGATTGCCATTGTTGGAGATATTCTTCATTCTCGCGTGGCGCGATCAAATATTTGGAGTTTAATCGCCAGTGGAGCCGAAGTCCATCTGGCAGCACCACCAACCCTCTTACCCAAATTATTTGCCGAGTACATCTCTGAAGAGTTAGGGGTCAGAAGTCAGGAGTTATCCTCCCACTTCCCCACTCCGCCACTTTTTCTACATTGGCAGCTAGAACCAGCTTTACAAGATGCCGACTTTGTGATGACTCTGCGCCTACAAAAAGAGCGTATGACAGCTCATTTATTGCCAAGTTTGCGAGAATATCATCAGCTATTTGGCATTACACGTACAGAATTGCAACTTTGTAAACCTAATGTTAAAGTTTTGCATCCAGGCCCCGTTAACCGTGGTGTTGAAATTAGTTCTGAATTGATGGATGATCCAGAATTTAGTCTTATTCAATCGCAAGTTACTAGCGGTATCGCTGTTCGCATGGCGCTACTATATTTGTTAGGTAGCGGCAAAGCTTAA
- a CDS encoding phosphotransferase has protein sequence MNLPTAHPLIDEATLTIVVCHILDSKTATLGEWHSEAIAHHIINNVTAGLQRITGIANNGSEQLSWSVILKILHLQPENAGSIFNSSQDPTHWNYWQREALIYTSGMLDNLTGDLVAPRCFGITEPSANVVWLWLEDIQGSSGSTWTMERFGLAARHLGYLQGSYVMAQSLPYEPWLSRGWHRAWVSNIDNTALEAWREPAVWQHPLLKEIFSPDIGDRVMDLWSDRHILLDAVDKAPHTLCHFDITPNNLFSRHNPDGNDQTVLIDWSFVGYGVLGEDIINLVLDSVFLLFVNGSSLIPLEKLVLEGYLTGLRSAGWNGDERIVRFTYAALAALHFGLIAGRLLKLVQNESRHSWLEQRFGRTFDEIITSRAIAITHGLELADEARLLLPSLFVIN, from the coding sequence ATGAATTTACCTACCGCGCATCCGCTAATTGATGAGGCGACATTAACGATCGTTGTCTGTCATATACTCGACAGTAAAACTGCCACTCTGGGCGAATGGCACTCCGAAGCGATCGCCCACCATATTATTAATAACGTTACAGCCGGTTTGCAGCGCATTACTGGTATTGCTAACAATGGCAGCGAACAATTATCTTGGTCGGTAATTCTGAAAATTTTGCACTTACAACCAGAAAATGCTGGCTCTATTTTCAATTCTTCTCAAGACCCCACACACTGGAATTACTGGCAACGTGAGGCGTTGATATATACATCAGGAATGCTCGATAATCTGACTGGCGACTTAGTAGCCCCCCGTTGCTTCGGGATTACAGAGCCATCTGCTAATGTCGTCTGGCTGTGGCTGGAGGATATTCAGGGTAGTTCTGGTAGCACTTGGACTATGGAGCGCTTTGGTTTAGCGGCTCGTCACCTTGGTTATTTACAAGGAAGCTATGTAATGGCACAATCATTGCCTTATGAGCCTTGGCTGAGTCGTGGCTGGCATCGAGCATGGGTGTCAAATATCGATAATACTGCATTAGAAGCGTGGCGAGAACCTGCTGTATGGCAGCACCCTCTGCTAAAAGAGATATTTTCCCCAGATATCGGCGATCGCGTGATGGACTTGTGGAGCGATCGCCATATCCTCCTCGATGCTGTGGACAAAGCACCCCATACACTCTGCCACTTTGATATTACGCCCAACAACTTGTTTTCTCGACATAACCCAGATGGCAATGACCAGACTGTTCTCATCGATTGGTCTTTTGTTGGCTATGGTGTTCTGGGAGAAGACATTATAAATTTGGTGCTGGACAGCGTTTTCTTATTGTTCGTCAATGGTTCATCACTGATACCCTTGGAAAAACTTGTGCTTGAGGGTTACTTAACGGGGTTACGTTCTGCTGGGTGGAATGGAGATGAACGTATTGTGCGCTTTACTTATGCTGCTTTAGCGGCACTTCATTTTGGTCTAATCGCAGGGAGGCTGTTAAAGCTAGTGCAAAACGAATCTCGTCATAGCTGGCTTGAGCAGCGCTTTGGGCGAACTTTTGACGAGATTATCACATCAAGAGCGATCGCTATTACTCATGGATTAGAATTGGCAGACGAAGCCAGATTATTGCTTCCTTCGCTTTTTGTAATTAATTAA
- a CDS encoding succinate--CoA ligase subunit alpha — translation MNLTPESKVLIQGFCEFISGTHVAQMQAYGTNLVAGVNPGCGGQELHGLPVFDLVEEVIEQFGVIDTTIICVDPYDVLDAALEAIASHISQIIIITAGVPPLDMVQLLRKAEACETLVIGPNSPGIIVPGKILLGTQPSEFYTPGVVGIVSRSSTLTYEVAYELTKAGLGQSISVSIGSDAIVGSSFLQWLQILDEDETTEAIVLVGQPGGGSEEAAARYIAEAIDKPVIAYIAGRQAPPGKSWRQTGTLATVIGRDPNFGTAQSKLAALKEAEVPVAERPSQIPELLRKEIKIN, via the coding sequence ATGAACCTAACGCCAGAAAGTAAAGTACTAATTCAAGGCTTTTGTGAATTTATATCAGGCACTCATGTTGCTCAAATGCAAGCTTATGGTACGAATTTGGTAGCAGGTGTCAATCCGGGATGTGGCGGACAGGAACTACATGGACTGCCAGTATTTGACTTAGTAGAGGAGGTAATAGAACAATTTGGGGTAATTGACACAACGATTATCTGTGTAGATCCTTACGACGTGCTAGATGCTGCATTAGAAGCGATCGCATCTCATATTAGCCAGATCATTATTATCACTGCCGGCGTGCCACCTTTGGATATGGTGCAATTACTCCGCAAAGCCGAAGCCTGTGAAACTTTGGTAATCGGGCCTAACAGTCCGGGGATCATTGTGCCGGGAAAAATTCTTTTAGGCACTCAACCTAGTGAGTTTTATACTCCTGGGGTAGTGGGAATCGTTAGTCGTAGCAGTACTCTCACCTACGAAGTTGCTTACGAATTAACAAAAGCAGGTTTGGGGCAGTCGATTAGTGTCAGTATTGGTAGTGATGCGATCGTTGGTTCCTCCTTTCTCCAATGGTTGCAAATTCTGGATGAGGATGAAACTACAGAGGCGATCGTTTTAGTCGGTCAACCAGGTGGTGGTAGTGAAGAAGCAGCAGCCCGGTATATTGCTGAGGCAATTGATAAACCAGTAATTGCCTACATTGCAGGTAGACAAGCGCCACCAGGAAAAAGTTGGCGGCAAACAGGGACTTTAGCAACGGTTATCGGACGCGATCCTAACTTTGGCACAGCCCAAAGTAAATTAGCTGCTTTAAAAGAAGCAGAAGTTCCAGTAGCTGAACGCCCTTCTCAGATTCCAGAATTATTGAGAAAGGAAATTAAAATTAATTAA
- a CDS encoding succinate--CoA ligase subunit beta codes for MDLLEYQVKEWFGKIGIPVLPSQRIDHPTDLKRLKIRFPIVLKSQVHGAERAKAGGVRFAETTIDAIAAAQNIFSLPIWGELPEVVLAESQYDANQEFYLAVVLDTAVCRPVLLGCKEADIDWESAGEKMHHVVVEQEFSPFYARRLALKMGLQGTLMQSVSSVLEKMYHLFVQKDLDLVEINPLAVSANGQVMALNGKVRINERAIKRHPDLAEMAAKIISRHTSTEINGILGDWDGVKMHGKIGILGNGTGSVMATLDLVANAGGNPGVCLNLRHAFLTDTTPTTFRDRLETGLKILEADKGIQVILINFLGSIPQTEEVVKVIARVVQQDNSELESQVVRSNGSKSRQVQNFTPLVIRLAGSEFNAARKYLATLKTHSDALLVVENLDEAVAAAVRLAKPTANKK; via the coding sequence ATGGATTTATTAGAGTATCAAGTTAAAGAATGGTTTGGGAAGATAGGCATTCCGGTCTTGCCCTCCCAACGGATTGACCATCCTACAGATTTGAAACGTTTAAAAATTCGCTTTCCGATTGTACTGAAATCTCAAGTACATGGAGCAGAGCGGGCAAAAGCGGGTGGAGTCAGGTTTGCCGAAACGACAATTGATGCGATCGCAGCTGCTCAAAATATTTTTAGTCTACCAATATGGGGCGAATTGCCAGAAGTGGTGCTGGCAGAATCCCAATACGACGCGAACCAAGAATTTTATTTAGCGGTAGTGTTAGATACTGCTGTCTGCCGACCAGTACTTTTAGGTTGTAAAGAAGCAGACATCGATTGGGAATCTGCTGGGGAAAAAATGCATCATGTTGTTGTGGAACAGGAATTTTCACCATTTTATGCCCGAAGACTGGCTTTGAAAATGGGTTTACAAGGGACGCTGATGCAGTCGGTAAGCAGCGTTTTGGAGAAGATGTACCATTTATTTGTGCAAAAAGACCTGGATTTAGTCGAAATAAATCCCTTGGCAGTTAGTGCTAATGGTCAAGTTATGGCTCTCAATGGTAAAGTCAGGATCAATGAACGGGCAATCAAGCGTCATCCAGACCTAGCTGAGATGGCAGCAAAAATTATCAGCCGTCATACCAGTACTGAAATTAATGGTATTTTAGGTGACTGGGATGGTGTGAAAATGCACGGTAAAATCGGTATTTTAGGTAATGGGACTGGTTCAGTGATGGCAACTTTGGATTTAGTCGCCAATGCTGGTGGCAATCCAGGTGTTTGTTTAAATCTACGTCATGCTTTCCTCACAGATACGACACCAACTACCTTCCGCGATCGCCTAGAGACAGGTCTGAAAATCCTGGAAGCTGACAAAGGCATTCAAGTAATACTAATAAACTTCCTGGGTAGCATTCCTCAAACAGAGGAAGTGGTTAAAGTTATAGCCAGAGTTGTACAGCAAGACAACAGCGAACTTGAATCACAAGTTGTACGTTCTAATGGTAGTAAAAGTCGTCAAGTACAGAATTTTACACCCTTAGTTATCCGTCTTGCTGGTTCTGAATTTAATGCTGCTAGAAAATATCTAGCAACACTAAAAACCCACAGCGATGCGCTACTCGTGGTAGAAAATTTAGATGAGGCAGTGGCGGCAGCAGTTCGTCTTGCTAAACCAACTGCTAATAAAAAGTAG